In Streptomyces sp. NBC_01551, one DNA window encodes the following:
- the lipA gene encoding lipoyl synthase, with translation MSAVAPDGRKMLRLEVRNSQTPIERKPEWIKTRAKMGPEYTKMQALVKGEGLHTVCQEAGCPNIYECWEDREATFLIGGDQCTRRCDFCQIDTGKPEALDRDEPRRVGESVVTMDLNYATITGVARDDLADGGAWLYAETVRQIHQQTAGREAGHTKVELLAPDFNAVPELLEEVFASRPEVFAHNVETVPRIFKRIRPGFRYERSLDVIRQARAYGLVTKSNLILGMGEEREEVSQALKELHEAGCELITITQYLRPSPRHHPVERWVKPAEFVELAKEAEEIGFSGVMSGPLVRSSYRAGRLYQQAMEKRATV, from the coding sequence GTGTCCGCAGTCGCACCCGACGGACGCAAGATGCTGCGCCTGGAGGTCCGTAACAGCCAGACCCCCATCGAGCGCAAGCCCGAGTGGATCAAGACCCGCGCGAAGATGGGTCCCGAGTACACGAAGATGCAGGCCCTGGTGAAGGGCGAAGGACTGCACACGGTGTGCCAGGAGGCCGGCTGTCCCAACATCTACGAGTGCTGGGAGGACCGCGAGGCCACCTTCCTCATCGGTGGCGACCAGTGCACCCGGCGCTGTGACTTCTGCCAGATCGACACGGGCAAGCCCGAGGCCCTGGACCGGGACGAGCCGCGCCGTGTCGGCGAGTCCGTGGTCACGATGGACCTGAACTACGCCACCATCACAGGCGTCGCGCGCGACGACCTGGCCGACGGCGGTGCCTGGCTGTACGCGGAGACCGTCCGCCAGATCCACCAGCAGACGGCGGGCCGCGAGGCCGGCCACACCAAGGTCGAGCTGCTGGCCCCCGACTTCAACGCGGTCCCGGAGCTGCTGGAGGAGGTCTTCGCCTCCCGCCCCGAGGTCTTCGCGCACAACGTCGAGACCGTGCCCCGCATCTTCAAGCGGATCCGCCCCGGCTTCCGCTACGAGCGCTCGCTCGACGTGATCCGGCAGGCCCGCGCCTACGGCCTGGTCACCAAGTCGAACCTGATCCTGGGCATGGGCGAGGAGCGCGAGGAGGTCTCGCAGGCCCTCAAGGAGCTGCACGAGGCCGGCTGCGAGCTCATCACCATCACCCAGTACCTGCGGCCCTCGCCGCGGCACCACCCCGTCGAGCGCTGGGTGAAGCCGGCCGAGTTCGTCGAGCTGGCGAAGGAGGCCGAGGAGATCGGCTTCTCCGGTGTGATGTCGGGCCCGCTGGTCCGTTCCTCGTACCGCGCCGGGCGCCTCTACCAGCAGGCGATGGAGAAGCGCGCGACCGTGTGA
- the lipB gene encoding lipoyl(octanoyl) transferase LipB: MSELRFVHLGFGPESVEYTQAWDEQRRVHAARFADETADTCLLLEHPPVYTAGRRTDPAERPLDGTPVIDVDRGGKITWHGPGQLVGYPIMKLPRPVDVVAHVRRLEEALIRTAAEFGLETTRVEGRSGVWVLGDPVEERPRIGGLALDFDPRLTDEEFDPRLNGPEYAPSNAGQRREDRKLAAIGIRVAKGVTMHGFALNVNPDSTWFDRIIPCGIRDAGVTSLSYELGREITIAEVVPVVEKHLKDVLEQAEPRPRVIESAAG, translated from the coding sequence GTGTCTGAGCTTCGGTTTGTCCATCTGGGCTTCGGGCCGGAATCCGTCGAGTACACCCAGGCCTGGGACGAGCAGCGGCGCGTGCACGCCGCCCGCTTCGCCGACGAGACGGCCGACACCTGCCTGCTGCTGGAGCACCCGCCCGTGTACACGGCGGGGCGCCGCACCGACCCCGCCGAGCGCCCGCTGGACGGCACGCCCGTCATCGACGTGGATCGCGGCGGCAAGATCACCTGGCACGGCCCGGGCCAGCTGGTCGGCTACCCGATCATGAAGCTGCCCCGGCCGGTGGACGTCGTCGCGCACGTCCGCCGCCTGGAGGAGGCGCTGATCCGCACCGCCGCCGAGTTCGGCCTGGAGACCACCCGGGTGGAGGGCCGCTCCGGGGTCTGGGTGCTCGGCGACCCGGTCGAGGAGCGCCCGAGGATCGGCGGCCTCGCCCTCGACTTCGACCCGCGGCTGACGGACGAGGAGTTCGACCCGCGCCTGAACGGCCCCGAGTACGCCCCCTCCAACGCCGGCCAGCGCCGCGAGGACCGCAAGCTCGCCGCCATCGGCATCCGCGTCGCCAAGGGCGTCACCATGCACGGCTTCGCGCTCAACGTGAACCCGGACAGCACCTGGTTCGACCGGATCATCCCCTGCGGGATCCGGGACGCCGGTGTGACCTCGCTCTCGTACGAACTGGGCCGGGAGATCACCATCGCCGAGGTGGTCCCGGTCGTCGAAAAGCACCTGAAGGACGTACTGGAGCAGGCCGAGCCGCGGCCCCGGGTGATCGAGTCGGCCGCCGGCTGA
- a CDS encoding regulator, translating to MTERPAQRVPNRQLAALIAEAGFSNAGLARRVDQLGLEHGLDLRYDKTSVTRWLRGQQPRGTTPALIAEVFTRRLGRRLSAQDLGLDACAPVYAGLEFAATPEEAVDIASGLWRKDSGSHAELRKIAFTPAGLVVPSRDWLIGRADERVGRGADPAAARVPVQGRASVPRQRQIDRGPGQRVTGGDIAALRSVSELFRTLDHAYGGGHARQALVRYLEHEAEPMLRGTYGETTGRRLFAAAADLTRLAGWTSYDIAAHGLAQRYFVQALRLAQAAGDRPYGSYVLVTMSRQAVYLGHGREAVQLARVAQQGVGSGPPPVVQALLHSAEARGHAVLGEVRAATASLVRAERSLGAARPGDDVPHWAKAFDEAQLADEFGHCHRDLQQYRAAAQHAERSLQLRAPGYARSRLFCRVVLATARLGLGELDQACALGAEAAQQAMEMRSVRAVEYVRDFERRLEPYRDASAVRTYRDRVSALS from the coding sequence ATGACGGAACGACCTGCCCAGCGCGTCCCCAACCGGCAGCTCGCGGCGCTGATCGCGGAAGCCGGGTTCTCCAACGCCGGGCTCGCCCGCCGCGTCGACCAGCTCGGCCTGGAACACGGTCTCGACCTGCGCTACGACAAGACATCCGTGACCCGCTGGCTGCGCGGGCAGCAGCCGCGCGGGACCACCCCCGCGCTGATCGCCGAGGTCTTCACCCGGCGCCTCGGGCGCCGACTGTCGGCGCAGGACCTGGGCCTGGACGCGTGCGCCCCCGTGTACGCGGGTCTGGAGTTCGCTGCCACCCCGGAGGAGGCCGTGGACATCGCGAGCGGGCTGTGGCGCAAGGACTCCGGCTCCCACGCCGAGCTGCGGAAGATCGCCTTCACCCCGGCCGGGCTGGTCGTGCCCAGCCGGGACTGGCTGATCGGGCGGGCCGACGAACGCGTCGGACGCGGCGCCGATCCGGCCGCCGCCCGGGTCCCGGTGCAGGGCCGCGCCTCCGTGCCCCGCCAGCGGCAGATCGACCGGGGCCCCGGCCAGCGGGTGACCGGCGGCGACATCGCAGCGCTGCGGTCGGTGAGCGAGCTGTTCCGGACCCTGGACCACGCGTACGGCGGCGGGCACGCGAGGCAGGCCCTGGTGCGGTACCTGGAGCACGAGGCGGAGCCGATGCTCCGCGGGACCTACGGGGAGACCACCGGGCGGCGGCTGTTCGCGGCCGCCGCCGACCTGACCCGGCTCGCGGGCTGGACCTCGTACGACATCGCCGCGCACGGGCTGGCCCAGCGGTACTTCGTCCAGGCGCTGCGCCTCGCCCAGGCCGCCGGGGACCGGCCGTACGGGTCGTACGTGCTGGTCACGATGAGCCGCCAGGCGGTCTACCTCGGCCACGGCCGGGAGGCGGTGCAGCTCGCCCGGGTGGCCCAGCAGGGCGTCGGCTCCGGCCCGCCGCCGGTCGTACAGGCGCTGCTGCACTCGGCGGAGGCCCGGGGGCACGCGGTGCTGGGCGAGGTACGGGCGGCCACGGCCTCGCTGGTGCGGGCCGAGCGGTCGCTGGGCGCGGCCCGGCCGGGGGACGACGTACCGCACTGGGCGAAGGCCTTCGACGAGGCGCAGCTGGCGGACGAGTTCGGGCACTGCCACCGGGACCTCCAGCAGTACCGGGCCGCGGCGCAGCACGCGGAGCGCTCGCTCCAGCTGCGGGCCCCGGGGTACGCGCGGTCGAGGCTGTTCTGCCGGGTGGTGCTGGCCACGGCCCGGCTGGGGCTGGGCGAGCTGGACCAGGCGTGCGCGCTGGGCGCGGAGGCGGCGCAGCAGGCGATGGAGATGCGGTCGGTGCGCGCGGTGGAGTACGTGCGGGACTTCGAGCGGCGGCTGGAGCCGTACCGGGACGCCTCGGCGGTACGGACCTACCGGGACCGGGTCTCGGCACTGTCGTGA
- a CDS encoding NAD(P)/FAD-dependent oxidoreductase — translation MLTSSHHAAHHADVVIVGAGVSGLAAAQHLIAAGVTVTVLEAADGPGGRMATEQVDGFRLDRIGRPLNTAYTELERTPGLEALTLRTFAPGVLVHSDGKQHRAGARTPARALASGSFDQARLSAVLGRLAALPVERVLARPERTAAAALRSRGLGLGATLRPLLATLLCDPELATSSRVADLALRTFARGRLAVPEGGAATLPGLLAAALPPGTVRTGVRVRSVATNLVTTEEHGDFSCRSVLLATGARAAAELLPGLRVPRFHEVTVLHHATAGPLPWDGSLLLDGDPKWPVAHTTVMSAVDPTRAPAGRSLVTTTVLGPPPPARTVASRLARLYDTSTRDWEALAVHHTPEAVPAMPPPYDLRRPVRVLAGLYVCGDHRDSNTVQGALHSARRAATAALRDFGIPLPVTAEPALPVAA, via the coding sequence GTGCTCACCAGCTCACACCATGCCGCGCACCATGCGGACGTCGTCATCGTAGGAGCCGGAGTCTCAGGACTCGCGGCCGCACAGCACCTGATCGCCGCAGGGGTCACCGTCACCGTCCTGGAGGCCGCCGACGGCCCCGGCGGACGGATGGCCACCGAGCAGGTCGACGGGTTCCGGCTGGACCGGATCGGCCGACCGCTCAACACCGCGTACACGGAGCTCGAACGCACCCCCGGCCTGGAGGCCCTCACGCTGCGGACCTTCGCGCCCGGCGTTCTGGTCCACAGCGACGGCAAACAGCACCGGGCCGGAGCCCGCACGCCGGCCCGCGCCCTGGCCAGCGGCTCCTTCGACCAGGCCCGGCTCAGCGCCGTCCTCGGCCGGCTCGCCGCCCTGCCCGTCGAGCGGGTCCTGGCCCGCCCGGAACGCACCGCCGCGGCCGCCCTGCGCTCCCGCGGCCTCGGTCTCGGCGCGACCCTGCGCCCCCTGCTCGCCACCCTGCTCTGCGACCCGGAGCTCGCCACCTCCAGCCGCGTCGCCGACCTGGCCCTGCGCACCTTCGCCCGCGGCCGGCTGGCCGTGCCCGAGGGCGGCGCGGCCACCCTGCCCGGGCTCCTCGCCGCCGCCCTGCCGCCCGGCACCGTGCGCACCGGGGTCCGGGTCCGCTCGGTGGCGACCAACCTGGTCACCACCGAGGAGCACGGTGACTTCAGCTGCCGCTCCGTGCTCCTGGCCACCGGCGCCCGCGCCGCCGCCGAGCTGCTGCCCGGGCTGCGCGTGCCCCGCTTCCACGAGGTCACCGTCCTGCACCACGCCACCGCCGGCCCGCTTCCGTGGGACGGCTCGCTGCTGCTGGACGGCGACCCCAAGTGGCCCGTCGCCCACACCACCGTGATGAGCGCGGTCGACCCGACGCGGGCCCCGGCCGGCCGCTCTCTGGTCACCACCACCGTGCTCGGCCCGCCGCCCCCGGCGCGCACCGTCGCCTCGCGCCTGGCCCGGCTCTACGACACCTCGACCCGGGACTGGGAGGCGCTGGCCGTCCACCACACCCCGGAGGCCGTCCCGGCCATGCCCCCGCCCTACGACCTGCGGCGGCCCGTACGGGTCCTGGCCGGGCTGTACGTGTGCGGCGACCACCGCGACAGCAACACCGTCCAGGGCGCACTGCACTCGGCCCGGCGCGCCGCCACCGCCGCCCTGCGCGACTTCGGCATCCCGCTCCCGGTCACCGCGGAGCCCGCCCTTCCGGTGGCGGCCTGA
- a CDS encoding TIGR01777 family oxidoreductase yields MRIAVTGASGLIGSALVRSLRADGHDVVRFVRREPAAGDEAYWDPRRGYVDPAGLAGCAAVVHLAGAGVGDHRWTAAYKREIRDSRVLGTAAVARALAALDTPPGVLVSGSAVGYYGDAGDRPLDERAPAGQGFLPSVCVDWEAATRPAAAAGVRTVLARTGLVIAPEGGAWGKMFPLFRAGLGGRLGDGRQYWPYIALHDHIAALRHLIDTPELSGPVNLTAPEPLTNREITAAMGRVLHRPTPFPAPAFALRLVLGEFSQDVLGSQRARPARLLESGFAFTYPGIDEAIRAALADRARSRSGSD; encoded by the coding sequence ATGCGTATCGCGGTCACCGGGGCCAGTGGCCTCATCGGGTCGGCGCTCGTGCGGAGCCTGCGCGCCGACGGGCACGACGTCGTGCGGTTCGTGCGCCGGGAGCCCGCCGCCGGCGACGAGGCGTACTGGGACCCCCGGCGCGGGTACGTCGACCCCGCCGGGCTCGCCGGCTGCGCGGCCGTCGTGCACCTGGCCGGGGCCGGGGTCGGCGACCACCGGTGGACCGCCGCCTACAAGCGGGAGATCCGCGACAGCCGGGTGCTCGGCACCGCGGCCGTCGCCCGCGCGCTCGCCGCGCTCGACACCCCGCCCGGCGTGCTCGTCAGCGGCTCCGCCGTCGGCTACTACGGGGACGCCGGGGACCGCCCGCTCGACGAGCGGGCCCCGGCCGGGCAGGGGTTCCTGCCCTCCGTCTGCGTCGACTGGGAGGCCGCCACCCGCCCCGCCGCCGCGGCCGGCGTGCGGACCGTGCTGGCCCGCACCGGACTGGTCATCGCCCCCGAGGGCGGCGCCTGGGGAAAGATGTTCCCCCTCTTCCGCGCCGGCCTCGGCGGCCGCCTCGGAGACGGCCGCCAGTACTGGCCGTACATCGCCCTGCACGACCACATCGCCGCCCTGCGGCACCTGATCGACACCCCGGAACTCTCCGGTCCGGTGAACCTGACCGCCCCCGAGCCCCTGACCAACCGCGAGATCACCGCCGCGATGGGCCGCGTACTGCACCGCCCGACCCCGTTCCCGGCACCGGCGTTCGCGCTGCGCCTCGTACTCGGCGAGTTCTCGCAGGACGTGCTGGGCAGTCAGCGCGCGCGGCCCGCCCGGCTGCTGGAGTCCGGGTTCGCGTTCACGTACCCCGGCATCGACGAGGCCATCCGCGCCGCGCTCGCCGACCGGGCCCGGTCCCGCTCCGGGTCCGACTGA
- a CDS encoding VIT family protein, with the protein MTDDAPRGAQSAEISTRLNWLRAGVLGANDGIISTAGLVVGVAGATTSRAAILTAGVAGLLAGSLSMAAGEYVSVSSQRDSERAALEVERRELAEDPDAELEELTGLLEGRGLSREVAREAAVQLTERDALRAHARVELGINPDELANPWHAAFASLVAFTVGAVLPLLAVVLPEPSWRVPVTVAAVVAALTVCGVVSARLGGAARRTAVLRNVGGGTLAMAVTYGVGTWLGTA; encoded by the coding sequence GTGACGGACGACGCGCCGCGGGGCGCCCAGAGCGCCGAGATCAGCACCCGGCTGAACTGGCTGCGCGCGGGGGTGCTCGGCGCCAACGACGGGATCATCTCCACCGCCGGCCTGGTGGTGGGCGTGGCCGGGGCCACGACCTCGCGGGCGGCGATCCTGACGGCCGGGGTGGCGGGGCTGCTGGCGGGATCGCTGTCGATGGCGGCGGGGGAGTACGTCTCGGTGAGCTCCCAGCGGGACTCGGAGCGGGCGGCGCTGGAGGTGGAGCGGCGGGAGCTCGCCGAGGATCCGGACGCGGAGCTGGAGGAGCTGACGGGGCTGCTGGAGGGGCGGGGGCTGAGCCGGGAGGTGGCGCGGGAGGCGGCCGTCCAGCTGACGGAGCGGGACGCGCTGCGGGCGCACGCGCGGGTGGAGCTGGGGATCAACCCGGACGAGCTGGCGAACCCGTGGCACGCGGCGTTCGCGAGCCTGGTCGCCTTCACGGTGGGGGCGGTGCTGCCGCTGCTGGCGGTCGTCCTGCCGGAGCCGTCCTGGCGGGTGCCGGTGACGGTGGCGGCGGTGGTCGCGGCCCTGACGGTGTGCGGCGTCGTCAGCGCCCGCCTGGGCGGCGCGGCCCGCCGCACGGCCGTCCTGCGCAATGTCGGCGGCGGCACCCTGGCGATGGCGGTCACGTACGGCGTGGGCACCTGGCTGGGGACGGCCTGA
- a CDS encoding PP2C family protein-serine/threonine phosphatase: MVVLCLAQWLTPGNVELGYFLAGLPPVAAFSYGATGTAVFATLVLLLLGVPQLGVAHARGTDLATVAVVGLLSVVIAWVRHRRDAQLVSVRTAAEAAQLAVLPPVPEQVGPVRCAGLYRAAQQGTLVGGDLYDVRIGPYGVRAVVGDVQGHGLAAVGTVAALLGAFREGVLDDAELVAVATRLDRRLLADAADGPLEHPELFATAVLLEFPPGRDVVRIVSCGHPPVLLLRGHSVAEVAAEPGPPLGLGLAGPALPAATELPLLAGDRLLAHTDGVTEARDAAGHFYPLSLRIPSLTTDPAGLTTAVWRDLVAFSDGGPRDDVALLVLSLPGPTPGLDPGPGPAP; encoded by the coding sequence ATGGTGGTGCTGTGCCTCGCCCAGTGGCTCACCCCCGGCAACGTCGAGCTGGGCTACTTCCTGGCCGGGCTCCCGCCCGTCGCCGCGTTCTCGTACGGCGCCACCGGCACGGCCGTCTTCGCCACGCTGGTCCTGCTCCTGCTCGGCGTCCCCCAGCTCGGCGTCGCGCACGCCCGCGGCACCGACCTGGCGACGGTGGCGGTGGTCGGGCTGCTCAGCGTGGTCATCGCCTGGGTGCGCCACCGCCGGGACGCCCAGCTGGTCAGCGTCCGCACGGCGGCCGAGGCGGCGCAGCTGGCCGTCCTGCCGCCGGTACCGGAACAGGTGGGTCCGGTGCGCTGCGCCGGGCTCTACCGGGCGGCCCAGCAGGGCACCCTGGTCGGCGGCGACCTGTACGACGTACGGATAGGGCCCTACGGGGTACGGGCGGTGGTCGGGGACGTCCAGGGCCACGGCCTGGCGGCCGTCGGCACCGTGGCGGCGCTGCTCGGCGCGTTCCGCGAGGGGGTGCTGGACGACGCGGAGCTGGTGGCGGTGGCCACTCGGCTGGACCGGCGGCTGCTGGCGGACGCGGCAGACGGCCCGCTGGAGCATCCGGAGCTGTTCGCGACGGCGGTGCTGCTGGAGTTCCCGCCGGGGCGGGACGTCGTACGGATCGTGTCGTGCGGGCACCCGCCGGTGCTGCTGCTGCGCGGGCACTCCGTCGCGGAGGTGGCGGCGGAACCCGGACCCCCGCTCGGCCTGGGACTCGCCGGGCCGGCCCTGCCCGCGGCGACCGAGCTCCCGCTGCTCGCGGGCGACCGGCTGCTCGCGCACACAGACGGCGTCACCGAGGCCCGGGACGCGGCGGGCCACTTCTATCCGCTGTCCCTGCGGATCCCGTCCCTCACCACCGACCCGGCGGGGCTGACCACGGCGGTCTGGCGCGACCTGGTCGCCTTCTCCGACGGCGGCCCCCGCGACGACGTGGCCCTGCTGGTGCTCTCCCTCCCGGGCCCCACCCCGGGCCTCGACCCCGGACCCGGACCGGCCCCCTGA
- a CDS encoding ArsC/Spx/MgsR family protein, which yields MEIWINPACSKCRSALTLLDAEGAEYTVRRYLEDVPSEAEIREVLGRLGLEPWDITRTSDPLAKETGVRGLPREETEEARGRWIAHLAAHPKLIQRPIITAEDGTAVVARSEEAVRDALSRKG from the coding sequence ATGGAGATCTGGATCAACCCCGCCTGTTCGAAGTGCCGCAGCGCGCTGACCCTGCTGGACGCGGAAGGCGCCGAGTACACCGTGCGCCGCTACCTGGAGGACGTCCCCTCCGAGGCCGAGATCCGCGAGGTGCTGGGCCGCCTGGGGCTGGAGCCGTGGGACATCACCCGCACCTCGGACCCGCTGGCCAAGGAGACCGGCGTACGGGGGCTGCCGCGCGAGGAGACCGAGGAGGCGCGGGGCCGCTGGATCGCCCACCTGGCCGCGCACCCGAAGCTGATCCAGCGCCCGATCATCACCGCCGAGGACGGCACGGCCGTGGTCGCCCGCTCCGAGGAGGCCGTCCGCGACGCCCTCTCCCGCAAGGGCTAG
- a CDS encoding Gfo/Idh/MocA family protein — MSYDLNPSDGSAGEPAAVPARPRVGLLGTGPWAQRAHAPALAAHAGSDFAGVWGRRPEAAAELAAAYGVKVYEDPDALFADCDVVAFALPPDVQAPLAVRAAAAGRHVLLDKPVATTVADARAVADAVARHRVASVVFLTLRFAEPTAGWVEEQAGRTGWFTASAQWLGAVFPPDGAPSAYADSPWRKAKGGLWDVGPHALSVLIAVLGDVTEVSATRGPSDLVQLALRHSSGAASTAVLSLGAPSAAAGVGLELRGADGVFSLPGWSDVPGAYGRALDALLDSARTGVPDPRGAEFGARLTEILAAAEGQLAD; from the coding sequence ATTTCGTATGATTTGAACCCTTCCGATGGTTCGGCCGGTGAACCGGCCGCCGTGCCCGCCCGCCCCAGGGTCGGGCTGCTGGGGACCGGTCCCTGGGCCCAGCGCGCGCACGCCCCCGCCCTCGCCGCGCACGCCGGCTCCGACTTCGCCGGAGTCTGGGGCCGACGGCCCGAAGCCGCCGCCGAGCTGGCGGCGGCGTACGGCGTGAAGGTGTACGAAGACCCCGACGCGCTGTTCGCGGACTGTGACGTCGTGGCCTTCGCCCTGCCGCCCGACGTACAGGCCCCCCTCGCCGTGCGCGCGGCCGCCGCGGGCCGGCATGTCCTGCTCGACAAACCCGTCGCGACGACCGTCGCGGACGCCCGGGCCGTCGCCGACGCGGTGGCCCGCCACCGGGTCGCGTCCGTCGTCTTCCTCACCCTCCGCTTCGCCGAGCCGACCGCCGGCTGGGTCGAGGAACAGGCGGGCCGGACCGGGTGGTTCACGGCCTCGGCCCAGTGGCTCGGCGCCGTCTTCCCGCCCGACGGGGCGCCCAGCGCGTACGCCGACTCGCCCTGGCGCAAGGCCAAGGGCGGGCTGTGGGACGTCGGCCCGCACGCGCTCTCCGTCCTGATCGCGGTGCTCGGCGACGTCACCGAGGTCAGTGCGACCCGGGGCCCCTCCGACCTGGTGCAGCTGGCCCTGCGGCACAGCTCCGGCGCCGCCAGCACCGCCGTGCTCAGCCTGGGTGCTCCGAGCGCCGCCGCCGGGGTGGGCCTGGAGCTGCGCGGGGCGGACGGGGTGTTCTCGCTGCCCGGCTGGAGCGACGTACCGGGGGCGTACGGGCGGGCCCTGGACGCCCTGCTCGACTCCGCCCGCACCGGGGTGCCGGATCCGCGCGGGGCGGAGTTCGGGGCCCGGCTGACGGAGATCCTGGCGGCGGCGGAGGGGCAGCTGGCCGACTGA
- the glnII gene encoding glutamine synthetase, translating to MSYKAEYIWIDGTEPTAKLRSKTKILGDGDALPIWGFDGSSTNQAEGHASDRVLQPVFSCPDPIRGGDNVLVLCEVLNIDMTPHESNTRALLRPVAEKFAGQEPIFGIEQEYTFFDGARPLGFPVNGFPAAQGGYYCGVGSDEIFGRDIVEKHLDHCLAAGLSISGINAEVMPGQWEFQVGPVSPLEVSDQLWIARWLLYRTAEDFNVSATLNPKPVKGDWNGAGAHTNFSTKAMREDYRAIISACEALGEGSKPLDHVKNYGAGIDERLTGLHETAPWNEFSYGVSDRGASVRIPWQVEKDGKGYIEDRRPNANVDPYVVTRLIVDTCCTGLEKDGLV from the coding sequence GTGAGCTACAAGGCTGAGTACATCTGGATCGACGGCACCGAGCCGACGGCGAAGCTTCGCTCCAAGACGAAGATCCTCGGCGACGGCGACGCGCTGCCGATCTGGGGCTTCGACGGGTCCAGCACCAACCAGGCCGAGGGCCACGCCTCCGACCGCGTGCTGCAGCCGGTGTTCTCCTGCCCGGACCCGATCCGCGGCGGCGACAACGTCCTCGTACTGTGCGAGGTCCTGAACATCGACATGACCCCGCACGAGTCGAACACCCGCGCGCTGCTGCGTCCGGTCGCCGAGAAGTTCGCCGGCCAGGAGCCGATCTTCGGCATCGAGCAGGAGTACACCTTCTTCGACGGCGCCCGCCCGCTCGGCTTCCCGGTGAACGGCTTCCCGGCCGCGCAGGGCGGCTACTACTGCGGCGTCGGCTCGGACGAGATCTTCGGCCGCGACATCGTCGAGAAGCACCTGGACCACTGCCTCGCGGCGGGCCTGAGCATCTCCGGCATCAACGCCGAGGTCATGCCCGGCCAGTGGGAGTTCCAGGTCGGCCCCGTCAGCCCGCTGGAGGTCTCCGACCAGCTGTGGATCGCGCGCTGGCTGCTGTACCGCACGGCCGAGGACTTCAACGTCTCGGCGACGCTGAACCCGAAGCCGGTCAAGGGCGACTGGAACGGCGCGGGCGCGCACACCAACTTCTCCACGAAGGCGATGCGCGAGGACTACCGCGCGATCATCTCCGCGTGCGAGGCGCTGGGCGAGGGCAGCAAGCCGCTGGACCACGTCAAGAACTACGGCGCCGGCATCGACGAGCGCCTGACGGGCCTGCACGAGACGGCCCCGTGGAACGAGTTCAGCTACGGCGTCTCGGACCGCGGCGCGTCGGTCCGCATCCCCTGGCAGGTGGAGAAGGACGGCAAGGGCTACATCGAGGACCGCCGCCCGAACGCGAACGTCGACCCGTACGTGGTGACCCGCCTGATCGTGGACACCTGCTGCACCGGCCTGGAGAAGGACGGCCTGGTCTGA
- a CDS encoding winged helix-turn-helix domain-containing protein, whose translation MTTHTRSLASAASAATTPLPFPSGHPRHRLRAVDRDEVARVVDLLPPGATWLPAPQHSLPTLPGQPPMVGYLVLVPADQQPPLHHRAPQAVAAPPAPVEGAAAGDALVRIDTARRTAEVDGELLDLTYLEFELLAHLVAHPHRVHSRDQLVTTVWGYGHVGDGRTVDVHIARLRRKLGAAHRDAIQTVRRVGYKYAP comes from the coding sequence ATGACCACCCACACCCGCTCGCTCGCCTCCGCCGCCTCCGCCGCGACCACCCCCCTGCCCTTCCCCTCCGGTCATCCGCGCCACCGGCTGCGCGCCGTGGACCGGGACGAGGTGGCCCGGGTCGTGGACCTGCTCCCGCCCGGTGCCACCTGGCTCCCCGCGCCGCAGCACAGCCTGCCGACGCTGCCGGGGCAGCCGCCGATGGTCGGCTACCTGGTCCTCGTACCCGCCGACCAGCAGCCGCCGCTCCACCACCGCGCCCCGCAGGCCGTCGCCGCTCCCCCGGCTCCCGTCGAGGGCGCGGCCGCCGGCGACGCCCTCGTCCGGATCGACACCGCGCGCCGCACCGCCGAGGTCGACGGCGAGCTCCTCGACCTGACGTACCTGGAGTTCGAGCTCCTGGCCCACCTGGTGGCGCACCCGCACCGGGTGCACAGCCGGGACCAGCTGGTGACCACGGTGTGGGGCTACGGCCACGTCGGCGACGGCCGGACCGTGGACGTCCACATCGCCCGGCTGCGCCGCAAGCTGGGCGCGGCCCACCGCGACGCGATCCAGACCGTGCGCCGGGTGGGGTACAAGTACGCGCCGTGA